A DNA window from Haliovirga abyssi contains the following coding sequences:
- a CDS encoding calcium/sodium antiporter produces MVNIILLVIGFILLIKGADLLVDGSVKISRKLSIPELIIGLTLVSAGTSAPELVVSILASVRGDGGIAISNVLGSNIANISLVMGISLVLATITIGISTLKYEIPFLLVISMSLLAMLRNNSGTITKYDGFVLLGFLTIFVSYLFALSKSNKDMEKQILSELEEIEKNESSWRDIIIFTGIGLVILSIGGELTVSNAVAIAKKLGVSQVLIGATIVALGTSLPELVTSIIAAKKGSADMMVGNIIGSNIFNILTVLGISSLFNNLVPDRAPYFDSIYGISIIILVYILSKLRKSKLGIGTGILLLISYVVYVYIGVKIG; encoded by the coding sequence ATGGTTAATATAATTTTATTAGTAATTGGTTTTATTTTATTAATAAAAGGTGCTGATTTACTTGTTGATGGTTCTGTAAAAATTTCTAGAAAATTAAGTATACCAGAATTAATAATAGGATTAACATTGGTATCGGCTGGAACAAGTGCACCAGAATTAGTAGTTAGCATATTAGCTTCAGTTAGAGGAGATGGCGGAATTGCTATAAGTAATGTTTTAGGGAGCAATATTGCTAATATATCATTAGTAATGGGGATATCATTGGTTTTGGCAACAATAACAATTGGAATATCAACATTAAAATATGAAATACCATTTTTATTAGTAATATCAATGTCATTATTGGCAATGTTAAGAAATAATAGTGGGACAATAACGAAATATGATGGATTTGTATTATTAGGATTTTTGACAATATTTGTGTCTTATCTTTTTGCATTGTCTAAATCTAATAAAGATATGGAAAAACAAATTTTAAGTGAACTTGAAGAGATAGAAAAAAATGAAAGTAGCTGGAGAGATATAATTATATTTACTGGAATAGGGTTAGTAATTCTTTCTATAGGAGGAGAATTAACAGTTAGTAATGCTGTTGCAATAGCAAAAAAACTTGGAGTTTCTCAAGTATTAATTGGAGCAACAATTGTAGCACTTGGGACATCGCTTCCAGAATTAGTTACTTCGATAATTGCTGCAAAAAAAGGAAGTGCAGATATGATGGTTGGTAATATTATCGGCTCAAATATATTTAATATATTAACAGTTTTAGGGATATCTTCTCTTTTTAATAATTTAGTACCAGATAGAGCTCCATATTTTGATTCCATTTATGGAATTTCTATTATAATTTTGGTATATATTTTATCAAAATTAAGAAAATCTAAATTAGGGATAGGAACAGGGATATTATTATTAATAAGCTATGTTGTGTATGTATATATAGGAGTGAAAATTGGATGA
- a CDS encoding nucleoside triphosphate pyrophosphohydrolase → MSLEIIYNKLIRDNIPKIIEKSGVEYKVHIAEEKEYIEKLIEKVSEELEEFVEKPCEEEMADILEVLETLSKVYKLDEQKIIDIKKDKKNKRGGFLERIILEKTIKK, encoded by the coding sequence ATGAGTTTAGAAATTATATATAATAAATTAATAAGGGATAATATACCTAAAATAATAGAAAAAAGCGGAGTTGAATATAAGGTTCATATTGCAGAAGAAAAAGAATATATTGAAAAATTAATTGAAAAAGTTTCCGAGGAGTTAGAAGAGTTTGTAGAAAAACCTTGTGAAGAAGAAATGGCGGATATTTTAGAAGTTTTAGAAACGTTATCAAAGGTATATAAATTAGATGAACAAAAAATAATTGATATTAAAAAAGATAAAAAGAACAAACGTGGAGGCTTTTTAGAAAGAATAATTTTAGAAAAAACAATTAAAAAATAA
- the mnmA gene encoding tRNA 2-thiouridine(34) synthase MnmA, giving the protein MIKNEKIVIGMSGGVDSSVAAFLLKEQGYEVIGVTIKLWENSGLESKEKVCCSLEDVYDAKRICDKLDIPHYTVNFKNDFQKEVIDYFITEYRLGNTPSPCIMCNEKIKFGKLLEFAKSIGADYIASGHYSKVKYLEKQNKYVLEKGVDEKKDQTYMLYRLSSEQLKYCKFPLENYKKDEIREIAKNNNLITYNKKDSQGICFAPEGYYKFLENNLKNEISKGNIKDENGEILGEHNGYQLYTIGQRRNLGLNLGKPYFIIDILPDKNEIIVGKFEKLFKKEVEVINYKFIYLSENEIDGKAVIARPRFSSKGHIAKLKKEGGRLFLIYESENAENSRGQHIVFYDKNLVIGGGIIF; this is encoded by the coding sequence ATGATCAAAAACGAAAAAATAGTAATAGGAATGAGTGGCGGTGTTGATAGCAGTGTAGCAGCATTTTTATTAAAAGAACAAGGTTATGAAGTTATAGGAGTAACAATAAAATTATGGGAAAATTCAGGTTTGGAAAGTAAAGAAAAAGTATGTTGTTCATTAGAAGATGTGTATGATGCTAAAAGAATATGTGATAAACTTGACATACCTCATTATACAGTTAATTTTAAAAATGATTTTCAAAAAGAAGTGATTGATTATTTTATAACGGAATATAGATTAGGTAACACACCTTCACCTTGTATAATGTGTAATGAAAAAATAAAATTTGGGAAATTATTGGAATTTGCGAAAAGTATAGGAGCTGATTATATTGCCAGTGGTCATTACTCTAAAGTGAAATATTTAGAAAAACAGAACAAATATGTATTAGAAAAAGGTGTAGATGAAAAAAAAGACCAAACTTATATGTTATACAGACTTTCAAGCGAGCAATTGAAATATTGCAAGTTTCCACTTGAAAATTATAAAAAAGATGAGATTAGAGAAATTGCAAAAAATAATAATTTGATAACTTATAATAAAAAAGATAGTCAGGGGATATGTTTTGCTCCAGAAGGATATTATAAATTTTTAGAAAATAATTTAAAGAATGAAATATCAAAGGGAAATATTAAAGATGAAAATGGAGAAATATTAGGAGAACATAATGGATATCAATTGTATACAATTGGGCAAAGGAGAAACTTGGGACTAAATTTAGGGAAGCCATATTTTATAATAGATATTTTGCCAGATAAAAACGAGATTATCGTTGGGAAATTTGAGAAATTATTTAAAAAAGAGGTAGAAGTGATTAATTATAAATTCATATATTTATCTGAAAATGAGATAGATGGAAAAGCTGTTATTGCAAGACCTAGATTTTCAAGTAAAGGTCATATAGCTAAATTGAAAAAAGAAGGAGGAAGATTATTTTTAATATATGAAAGTGAAAATGCTGAAAATAGTAGAGGACAGCATATAGTTTTTTATGATAAAAATTTAGTAATAGGTGGCGGAATAATTTTTTAA
- a CDS encoding TIGR03960 family B12-binding radical SAM protein: protein MVNIEKYLLKAEKPAQYLGNELNVAYKDDYDFHMCLIYPDLYEIGMSSIGIQILYFLLNEQKGVYLERAFAPNIDMEKVMRENSVPMFSLESKTALKDFDIIAFSLSYEMTYTNVLNIINLSQIEIEREKRGEADPIILAGGTGSYNPKVLEKFIDVFAVGEGEDVSVEIANLMKKLKGKTKDEKLEALSKIEGVYVPKFYNGGKIKKRVVKDLNNSYFPEKWLVPYIRTVHHRLSVEIQRGCTRGCRFCQAGMIYRSVRERSLENNFNLIKNCLDKTGFGEVSLSSLSSSDYTQIEGLVDKLQEEYKDENLAVALPSLRIDKFSLNLAKKIEQVRKTGFTFAPEAGSQRMRDVINKGINEEDIIETAKGAFQAGWRHIKFYFMIGLPFETDEDVKEIYNLTKRVLLEGLKIRRDIEITVSVSNYVPKSHTPFQGMEQMGIEEMIRKHNILRGAFYKEKKLKLKIHRRELSYLEGFLSRGDEKIGDLIKLAWEKGAKFDGWKEHFNFEAWKEAISELGINENDYFKEKSLDDKFSWDLIDAGIEKEYFKTELEKAKNKALTKDCREGCTNCGVCWNLGVKMEIEKRGNKNG from the coding sequence ATGGTAAACATAGAAAAATATTTATTAAAAGCAGAAAAACCAGCACAATATCTTGGAAATGAATTAAATGTAGCATACAAAGATGATTATGATTTTCATATGTGCTTAATATATCCTGATTTATATGAAATAGGGATGTCAAGTATAGGAATACAAATATTATATTTTTTATTAAATGAACAAAAAGGAGTTTATTTAGAAAGAGCATTTGCTCCTAATATAGATATGGAAAAAGTTATGAGAGAAAACAGTGTTCCTATGTTCTCATTAGAAAGTAAAACGGCATTAAAAGATTTTGATATTATAGCATTTTCATTATCATATGAAATGACATACACAAATGTTTTAAATATAATAAATTTATCTCAAATAGAGATTGAAAGAGAAAAAAGAGGAGAAGCAGACCCGATTATATTAGCAGGTGGAACTGGCTCATATAATCCAAAAGTTTTAGAAAAATTCATTGATGTTTTTGCAGTTGGAGAAGGAGAGGATGTCTCTGTAGAAATAGCAAATCTAATGAAGAAATTAAAAGGAAAAACAAAAGATGAAAAATTAGAAGCACTATCTAAAATAGAAGGAGTTTACGTTCCTAAATTTTATAATGGTGGAAAAATAAAAAAAAGAGTAGTTAAAGATTTAAATAATTCATATTTTCCAGAGAAATGGCTTGTACCATATATTAGAACTGTACATCATAGATTAAGTGTGGAGATTCAAAGAGGTTGTACAAGAGGATGTAGATTTTGTCAAGCGGGAATGATTTATAGATCAGTTAGAGAAAGAAGTTTGGAGAATAATTTTAATTTAATAAAAAATTGTTTGGATAAAACAGGGTTTGGAGAAGTTTCGTTATCTTCGTTAAGCAGTAGTGATTATACACAAATAGAAGGATTAGTTGATAAATTACAAGAAGAATATAAAGATGAAAATTTAGCAGTAGCACTTCCTTCTTTAAGAATAGATAAATTTTCGTTAAATTTAGCAAAGAAAATAGAACAAGTTAGAAAAACTGGATTTACATTCGCACCAGAAGCAGGGTCTCAAAGAATGAGAGATGTAATAAATAAAGGGATTAATGAAGAAGATATTATAGAAACTGCAAAAGGAGCATTTCAAGCAGGATGGAGACACATAAAGTTTTATTTTATGATAGGATTGCCATTTGAAACAGATGAAGATGTAAAAGAGATATATAATTTAACTAAAAGAGTGTTGTTAGAAGGTCTAAAAATAAGAAGAGATATAGAAATCACTGTAAGTGTTTCGAATTATGTACCTAAATCTCATACACCATTTCAAGGGATGGAACAAATGGGAATAGAAGAGATGATTAGGAAACATAATATATTAAGGGGAGCATTTTATAAAGAGAAAAAATTAAAATTGAAAATACATAGAAGAGAGCTATCTTATCTTGAAGGCTTTTTATCAAGAGGAGATGAAAAAATAGGGGATTTAATAAAATTAGCTTGGGAAAAAGGGGCTAAATTTGATGGATGGAAAGAGCATTTTAATTTCGAGGCTTGGAAAGAAGCAATAAGTGAGTTAGGGATAAATGAAAATGATTATTTTAAAGAAAAAAGTTTAGATGACAAATTTTCTTGGGATTTAATAGATGCAGGAATAGAAAAAGAATATTTTAAAACAGAACTAGAAAAAGCAAAAAATAAAGCATTAACAAAAGATTGTAGAGAAGGCTGTACAAATTGTGGGGTTTGTTGGAATTTAGGTGTTAAAATGGAGATAGAGAAAAGAGGTAATAAAAATGGTTAA